A genomic region of Metopolophium dirhodum isolate CAU chromosome 1, ASM1992520v1, whole genome shotgun sequence contains the following coding sequences:
- the LOC132934876 gene encoding uncharacterized protein LOC132934876 yields the protein MSYRTIASTDSENEHFSESIDIRPSFSKTKPGSKRSAEKTSVKKPMKKKQNKMNASYRDNISERLRSEDFDVEVFNSLTFRQGDGVVTIKTPFEEKGKDLWVLSHYKVTNIENVPVKDRWKFSEATVRLYTTDESKDQTLHTGLNETMQIIFDKLLTDPKRQTIKSKTVV from the exons atgtcgtacCGTACAATTGCTTCAACTGATTCAGAG aatgaacattttagcgaatcaattgatataagaccgtctttttcaaaaacaaaacctgGATCAAAACGTTCTGCAGAAAAAACAAGTGTtaaaaaacctatgaaaaagaagcagaataaaatg aatgcatCATACAGAGATAATATCAGCGAACGCTTGAGATCAGAagattttgatgttgaagtatttaattCGCTAACATTCAGACAAGGAGATGGCGTTGTGACAATAAAGACGCCTTTTGAAGAAAAAGGAAAGGATCTTTGGGTGCTAAGTCATTATAAGGTTACTAACATCGAGAATGTGCCAGTAAAGGACAg atGGAAGTTCAGTGAAGCTACTGTTAGATTGTACACGACCGACGAATCAAAAGATCAAACACTTCATACTGGTCTTAATGAGacaatgcaaattatatttgataaattactaacCGATCCAAAGCGTCAAACTATTAAAAGCAAGAcggttgtttga
- the LOC132937012 gene encoding uncharacterized protein LOC132937012, giving the protein MKRKTVTKHERMSSSDEGLFEIERFKKCSKTFLIKNTLNFIDYTLFFNYVRDKLILKLKESCLQSSIQFNLHVDSVYERILTQEVRDIAFKTSNTLACNSSNFNKLLNGMFNKLLSEQDQFLAKGSGWSLKTIDVLQLRINTVNPLRGGTYLDLPEYIKDKRAIINVKNNDAKCFKYSILSKFDNRSNKTYLNKKYFKMLETKSGLDFKCIDFPTPISQMKKFERTNDVSINIYSLNDKKHIFPLYICNTERKKHFDLFLFNSDETSHYCYIKNFSRFVRSQKTKNCTKLIICKRCFTTFGNKPCKSKLWGMKGLIEHQHNCRKNQLGKPIMFEEGDDDFIYFKSYKKTQRIPIVIYADFECILTPKKPDEFIQSCKKKKHILHIYMKL; this is encoded by the coding sequence atgaaaagaaaaacggttACAAAACACGAGCGGATGTCATCTTCTGACGAAGGTTTATTTGAAATCGAGAGATTtaagaaatgttcaaaaacatttttgattaagaatactttaaattttatagattacacgcttttttttaactatgttagagataaattaattttaaagttaaaagaatcatgtttacaatcatctatacaatttaatttacatgtggATAGCGTATACGAAAGAATACTCACTCAAGAAGTTCGGGACATAGCTTTCAAAACTTCTAATACACTTGCATGTAATTCAtccaatttcaataaattactaaatggaatgttcaataaattattatctgaacAAGACCAGTTTTTAGCGAAAGGATCTGGGTGGTCCCTTAAAACTATAGATGTATTACAATTGAGAATTAATACAGTGAATCCTCTCAGAGGAGGAACGTATCTAGATCTACctgaatatataaaagataaaagagcaattataaatgtaaaaaataacgatgctaaatgttttaaatattcaatactatctaagtttgataatcgatcgaataaaacttatttgaataagaaatattttaaaatgttagaaacaaaaagtggtttagattttaaatgtattgattttccaacaccaatcagtcagatgaaaaaatttgaacgtacaaacgatgtatcaattaatatttatagtttaaatgataaaaaacatatttttcctttgtatatttgtaatactgaaagaaaaaaacatttcgatCTTTTTCTGTTCAATAGTGATGAAACATCACAttactgttatataaaaaatttttcaagattcgttagaagtcagaaaactaaaaattgtactAAGCTAATTATATGTAAAAGATGTTTTACTACTTTTGGGAACAAACCGTGTAAAAGCAAACTTTGGGGTATGAAAGGATTGATTGAACATCAACATAATTGTAGAAAGAACCAATTAGGGAAACCTATAATGTTTGAAGAGggagatgatgattttatttattttaaaagttataaaaaaactcaaAGGATACCAATTGTTATTTATGCAGACTTCGAATGTATTTTAACTCCTAAAAAACCTGATGAATTCATTcagagttgtaaaaaaaaaaaacatatattacacatttacatgaaattatga